A genomic region of Rhipicephalus sanguineus isolate Rsan-2018 chromosome 3, BIME_Rsan_1.4, whole genome shotgun sequence contains the following coding sequences:
- the LOC119385722 gene encoding uncharacterized protein LOC119385722, producing the protein MEHKKERKKKKRKKKIASPNQVSEIQLTAAPFIFSTKYIQTASGALNLVETCLSVVLFHSLCSHSEESLSEALFMVSFAYSIAGLYLLLHGTCNQQPPTGSPRQPSTLLCGMV; encoded by the exons ATGGAACacaagaaggagaggaagaagaagaagcgcaaGAAGAAG ATTGCTAGTCCGAACCAAGTCTCGGAGATTCAGCTGACGGCGGCGCCATTTATATTCAGCACGAAGTACATCCAGACCGCCAGCGGCGCACTCAACCTCGTAGAAACG TGCCTGTCGGTGGTGCTGTTCCACTCGCTGTGCTCTCACTCCGAGGAGAGTCTATCCGAGGCGCTGTTCATGGTCTCGTTCGCCTATTCCATCGCCGGCCTCTATCTGCTCCTGCACGGCACCTGCAACCAGCAGCCGCCTACGGGCTCGCCCAGGCAGCCATCTACGCTGCTG TGCGGCATGGTGTGA